One region of Flavobacterium sp. KACC 22763 genomic DNA includes:
- the polA gene encoding DNA polymerase I, translating to MSTQKRLFLLDAYALIFRGYYAFIKNPRINSKGMDTSAIMGFMNSLLDVIKREKPDHLAVAFDKGGSHVRSEMFVDYKANRDETPEAIKIAVPYIQELLRAMHIPIIELAGCEADDLIGTIAKQAEKQNYQVFMVTPDKDFAQLVSENIFMYKPARMGNGIEIWGVPEVLAKFEIERPEQVIDFLGMMGDAVDNIPGLPGVGEVTAKKFLKEFGSMENLLANTDKLKGKMKENIEANKEKGILSKKLAAIITDCDVTFNEEDYELSRPDIEKTDAIFQELEFRRMAEQFDNLFKTDGAQTATAATDAKPAKKTAAKNEDQFDLFGSADADEDTDAPRTSFYNTLENTEHSYQTIQGDLGIKLLLQNLQKQPAVCFDTETTGIDALHAELVGMSFSYEKGKAFYVPFPENQEEAKALVEKFVPFFENENIEKIGQNLKYDLKILSNYGVTVKGKLFDTMIAHYLINPDMRHNMDILAETYLKYSPKSIETLIGKKGKNQLNMRDVPLEDIKEYAAEDADITLQLKEIFTTQLDKTGTKKLFDEIEIPLVSVLADMEMEGIRLDVDFLNQMSKEMDVEIKSLEQKIYETAGEKFNLASPKQLGDILFDKLKIGGAKQKKTKTGQYATGEEVLTYLANDNPIVKDILDWRQMVKLQSTYILALPEQVDKKTLRVHTDYMQAVAATGRLSSNNPNLQNIPIRTERGRQIRKAFVARDENHTLISADYSQIELRIIAALSGEENMIKAFQNGEDIHRATAAKVFNVALEEVSREQRSNAKTVNFGIIYGVSAFGLSSQTSLSRSESAALIDAYYKTYPRLKSYISEQVEFAREKGYVQTILGRRRYLKDINSANAVVRSAAERNAVNAPIQGSAADVIKIAMINIHKKLRDENWKSKMLLQVHDELVFDVHNDELEKIQPMIKHEMENAFKMSVPLEVELGLGKDWLEAH from the coding sequence ATGTCAACTCAAAAACGCCTTTTTCTTCTAGATGCTTATGCATTAATTTTTCGTGGTTATTATGCTTTTATAAAAAACCCGAGAATCAACTCAAAAGGAATGGATACATCTGCAATTATGGGTTTTATGAACTCACTTCTAGATGTTATTAAAAGAGAAAAACCAGACCATTTGGCTGTTGCTTTCGACAAAGGCGGTAGTCATGTAAGATCTGAAATGTTTGTTGATTACAAAGCAAACCGTGACGAAACTCCAGAGGCAATTAAAATTGCTGTTCCCTATATTCAAGAGTTATTAAGAGCCATGCATATTCCAATTATTGAACTTGCGGGCTGTGAAGCCGATGATTTGATTGGAACAATTGCCAAACAAGCCGAAAAACAGAACTATCAGGTATTTATGGTAACGCCCGATAAAGATTTTGCACAATTGGTTTCTGAAAATATCTTTATGTATAAACCTGCCCGAATGGGTAACGGAATCGAAATTTGGGGAGTTCCTGAAGTTTTGGCAAAATTTGAAATTGAAAGACCTGAACAAGTAATTGATTTTCTTGGAATGATGGGTGATGCTGTCGATAATATTCCTGGATTGCCTGGTGTTGGTGAAGTAACAGCAAAAAAATTCTTGAAAGAGTTTGGTTCTATGGAAAATCTTTTGGCTAATACAGATAAGCTAAAAGGTAAAATGAAAGAAAACATCGAAGCGAATAAAGAAAAAGGAATTCTTTCTAAAAAACTGGCTGCGATTATTACCGATTGCGATGTTACGTTTAATGAAGAAGATTACGAGCTTTCTCGCCCAGATATCGAAAAAACAGATGCTATTTTTCAAGAACTAGAATTTAGAAGAATGGCTGAGCAATTTGACAATTTGTTTAAAACAGATGGCGCTCAAACTGCTACTGCTGCTACAGATGCAAAACCAGCTAAAAAAACTGCCGCTAAAAATGAAGACCAATTTGATCTTTTTGGAAGCGCTGATGCAGACGAAGATACAGATGCTCCAAGAACTTCTTTTTATAATACTTTAGAAAACACAGAACATTCCTATCAGACCATTCAAGGTGATTTAGGAATTAAATTACTTTTACAGAATCTACAAAAACAACCAGCAGTTTGTTTTGATACAGAAACTACAGGAATCGATGCTCTGCACGCAGAATTGGTCGGAATGTCGTTTTCTTATGAAAAAGGAAAGGCCTTTTATGTTCCGTTCCCAGAAAATCAGGAAGAAGCAAAAGCTTTAGTCGAAAAATTTGTTCCGTTTTTTGAAAATGAAAACATTGAGAAAATCGGACAAAATTTAAAATATGATTTAAAAATCCTTTCTAATTACGGTGTAACTGTAAAAGGAAAGCTTTTTGATACTATGATTGCACATTATCTGATTAATCCAGATATGCGTCACAATATGGATATTTTGGCAGAAACGTATTTAAAATATTCTCCAAAATCTATTGAAACTTTAATTGGCAAAAAAGGAAAAAATCAGCTTAATATGCGCGACGTTCCTTTGGAAGATATTAAAGAATATGCAGCAGAAGATGCCGATATTACGTTACAATTGAAAGAAATCTTCACAACTCAATTAGACAAAACTGGAACTAAAAAGTTATTTGACGAAATCGAAATTCCGTTAGTAAGCGTTTTGGCTGATATGGAAATGGAAGGTATTCGTCTTGATGTTGATTTCTTAAATCAAATGTCGAAAGAAATGGATGTTGAAATCAAATCTTTGGAACAGAAAATTTACGAAACAGCTGGTGAGAAATTCAATTTGGCTTCTCCAAAACAATTAGGAGATATTTTGTTCGACAAACTTAAAATTGGCGGAGCAAAACAAAAGAAAACCAAAACAGGGCAATATGCAACTGGTGAGGAAGTGTTGACTTATTTGGCAAATGACAACCCAATTGTAAAAGATATTTTGGATTGGCGCCAAATGGTAAAACTGCAAAGCACATACATTTTAGCCTTGCCAGAACAGGTTGACAAAAAAACCTTACGCGTTCATACAGATTATATGCAGGCAGTTGCTGCAACAGGCCGTCTGAGTTCTAATAATCCAAACTTGCAGAATATTCCGATTCGTACCGAAAGAGGACGCCAGATTCGTAAAGCTTTTGTCGCACGTGATGAAAACCATACTTTAATCTCTGCGGATTACTCGCAAATTGAATTGCGAATTATTGCCGCTCTAAGTGGCGAAGAAAATATGATTAAAGCTTTCCAAAATGGAGAAGACATTCACAGAGCAACCGCTGCAAAGGTTTTTAATGTTGCTTTAGAAGAAGTTTCCCGCGAACAAAGAAGCAATGCTAAAACGGTAAACTTCGGAATTATCTATGGTGTTTCTGCTTTCGGATTAAGCAGCCAAACTTCACTTTCTAGAAGCGAAAGTGCCGCTTTGATCGATGCATACTACAAAACTTATCCGCGTCTTAAATCTTATATTTCTGAACAAGTTGAATTTGCTCGTGAAAAAGGTTATGTACAAACTATTTTAGGTCGTCGCCGTTATTTAAAAGATATTAATTCTGCTAATGCTGTTGTAAGAAGCGCCGCAGAACGAAATGCTGTAAATGCACCAATTCAAGGAAGTGCTGCCGATGTGATCAAAATTGCCATGATCAACATTCATAAAAAACTTCGTGACGAAAACTGGAAGTCTAAAATGCTTCTTCAGGTGCATGATGAGCTTGTGTTCGATGTTCACAATGATGAACTCGAAAAAATCCAGCCAATGATTAAACACGAAATGGAAAATGCTTTTAAAATGTCGGTTCCTTTAGAAGTAGAACTTGGTTTAGGTAAAGACTGGTTAGAAGCGCATTGA
- a CDS encoding LacI family DNA-binding transcriptional regulator: MKAKATLKQIAKELGVSVSTVSKALNDSPEISEQTKVKIKEYAKLKNYKPNVIGLNLKNRKTKTIGVIIPNILNSFFAKVFSGIEKVADKKGYNVITCISNESLEKEIHTLEMLSNGTIDGFILSVSEEAQKLQDYNHFSEIINDGTPIVMFDRIADEVDCDKVVVDDFDSALNSTQHLINLGCKNIALISSVDNLSVGKLRADGYLKALADNNIPVNEKIILRTDSEEDMKAKIDAIFDNKIDGIFALDENDSVAALRVSLKKGYRVPEDISIIGFADGILASRRLSPSLTTVSQHGVEIGEVAAKRLIERLEEPEGTVSEYETIVIKTKLKERESTRKK, encoded by the coding sequence ATGAAAGCTAAAGCAACTCTAAAACAAATTGCGAAAGAACTAGGAGTTTCTGTGTCAACAGTGTCTAAAGCGTTGAATGACAGTCCGGAAATTAGTGAGCAAACGAAGGTTAAGATTAAGGAGTATGCCAAACTCAAAAATTATAAGCCGAATGTTATTGGTCTAAATTTAAAAAATCGTAAAACCAAAACGATAGGGGTAATTATTCCTAATATTCTAAATTCTTTCTTCGCGAAAGTTTTTAGCGGTATTGAGAAAGTTGCCGATAAGAAAGGGTATAATGTAATTACTTGTATTTCTAACGAATCTTTAGAGAAAGAAATTCATACACTTGAAATGTTGAGTAATGGAACCATTGACGGATTTATCCTTTCGGTTTCAGAAGAAGCTCAAAAACTTCAAGATTACAATCATTTTTCTGAAATAATTAACGACGGAACACCAATCGTAATGTTTGATCGTATTGCTGATGAAGTAGATTGCGACAAAGTTGTTGTAGATGATTTCGATTCAGCATTAAATTCAACACAGCATTTAATCAATCTTGGATGTAAAAATATCGCTTTAATATCTTCTGTAGATAACTTGAGTGTTGGAAAATTAAGAGCTGACGGATATTTGAAAGCTTTAGCGGACAATAATATTCCGGTAAATGAAAAAATTATTCTTCGTACCGATTCTGAAGAAGATATGAAAGCTAAAATTGATGCGATTTTTGACAATAAAATTGATGGAATTTTTGCTTTAGATGAAAATGATTCGGTTGCGGCTCTACGAGTAAGTTTGAAAAAAGGATACAGAGTTCCAGAAGATATTTCTATTATTGGTTTTGCAGATGGTATTTTAGCTTCAAGACGTTTATCGCCAAGTTTGACAACAGTAAGTCAGCATGGTGTTGAAATTGGAGAAGTGGCTGCCAAAAGATTAATTGAAAGATTGGAAGAACCTGAAGGGACAGTTTCTGAATATGAAACGATCGTCATTAAGACAAAATTGAAAGAAAGAGAATCAACTCGAAAAAAATAA
- a CDS encoding KAP family P-loop NTPase fold protein: MTTPKLLSNLPIEDLTSQTDYLGIIDKGDLIKTFLKGNKDQFDEIKMFSLYGEWGSGKSSLMKYLEKELKGDFNTFFFEAWEFEKDENLAMSLLEFITYKRKDTTEEFFDDILKYGGRILRGLGKSIKLNIPLFTNGPAIELDPSAFVEEVSKSEELTFYKALGNFKTEFIRLEDNITKGDNPKYNIVFIDDLDRCEPEQVLNLLSAIKLFFTYGCKTIFFCGVDKKAVGQAVKTKYGEIVIAHEYLEKIFDISFSMPEHDDLEKLINHYFDDTYYDIGDGKIAINHRINIFFKYLEFTNPRRIKKVLNKYQILRNIKFLQLPEKYYPFPNIDEKNAEERNYFETILVLYLIILHEFYPKYFDDFLDFDLKRKNYLQGFKNSDQIKDINSAIGNLNKWITINQSKKTLGNINLENNDLIAAYLICLAPSDVNQLSAASIWENSKINQMLVKGNKIEYLFFKFIIESNVMNYTKKNTSDSSLSSIKKIVKSAL, encoded by the coding sequence ATGACAACCCCCAAATTATTATCAAATCTGCCAATTGAAGATTTAACTTCTCAAACTGATTATTTAGGAATAATTGATAAAGGAGATTTAATAAAAACATTTTTAAAAGGAAATAAAGATCAGTTTGATGAGATTAAGATGTTTTCTCTTTATGGTGAATGGGGAAGTGGAAAAAGCAGTTTAATGAAATATCTTGAAAAAGAATTAAAAGGAGATTTTAATACTTTTTTCTTTGAAGCTTGGGAGTTTGAGAAAGATGAAAACTTAGCAATGTCTTTGCTTGAGTTTATTACATATAAAAGAAAAGATACCACTGAAGAGTTTTTTGATGACATTCTTAAATATGGAGGAAGGATTTTAAGAGGTTTAGGGAAATCTATAAAATTAAATATACCACTCTTTACAAATGGGCCAGCTATAGAATTAGATCCATCAGCATTCGTTGAAGAAGTTTCTAAAAGCGAAGAGCTAACATTTTATAAAGCATTAGGGAATTTTAAAACAGAATTTATTCGTTTAGAAGACAATATTACAAAAGGCGATAATCCAAAATATAATATAGTTTTTATCGATGATTTAGACAGATGTGAACCAGAACAAGTTTTAAACTTGCTTTCAGCTATAAAATTATTTTTTACTTATGGATGCAAAACAATTTTCTTTTGTGGCGTTGATAAAAAAGCTGTTGGGCAAGCTGTTAAAACAAAATATGGTGAGATTGTAATTGCACATGAATACTTGGAAAAGATATTTGATATTTCTTTTTCCATGCCTGAGCATGATGACTTAGAAAAATTAATTAATCATTATTTTGATGATACTTATTATGACATAGGTGATGGCAAAATAGCAATTAATCATAGAATAAATATTTTTTTTAAGTATTTGGAATTTACAAATCCTAGAAGGATTAAAAAAGTTTTAAACAAATACCAAATACTTAGAAATATAAAGTTTTTACAGTTACCTGAAAAATATTATCCTTTTCCTAATATAGATGAGAAGAATGCTGAAGAGAGGAATTATTTTGAGACTATTTTGGTGTTGTATTTAATAATTCTACATGAGTTTTATCCAAAATATTTTGATGATTTCCTAGATTTTGATTTAAAAAGGAAAAATTATTTGCAAGGATTTAAAAATTCAGATCAAATAAAAGACATTAATTCTGCCATAGGTAATTTAAACAAATGGATTACCATTAATCAATCAAAAAAAACATTAGGAAATATTAATTTAGAGAATAATGATCTTATTGCGGCCTATTTAATATGTCTTGCTCCGTCAGATGTAAATCAGTTGTCAGCTGCATCTATTTGGGAGAATTCTAAGATTAATCAAATGTTAGTAAAAGGAAATAAAATTGAATATTTATTCTTTAAGTTTATAATTGAAAGTAATGTAATGAATTATACTAAAAAGAATACATCTGATTCATCTTTAAGTTCTATAAAAAAAATAGTAAAAAGCGCATTGTAA